From the genome of Longispora fulva:
CCGGGTGGCGCTGACCCCGTCGACCCTCGGGCCGTACTTGCGCTCCACCGCGTCGAGCGCCGCCGGCACGTTCGGCCACCACGCGCGGACGTGGTCGGCGCGCAGCCACCGCAGCAGGGCGGGGAAGTCGGCGCGGGTCAGAGGCCGCAGCTCAACACTCACCCCGTGAGCTTAGGCGTCCCCGGTCAGGAGCTCAGGTGCTGCACCTCCGCGTAGCTGCGGGCGGAGGCCGTCACCTGCCCGCCGGACCGGATCGCCGCCGCGGTGTCCAGCGCGGCGCTCAACGCCACCCGGAACAGCAGCGAGCCCAGACTGACCCGGGCCACCCCCAGGTCACCGAGCTGCGCCACCGTCGGACCGGTGGGCGCATACAACACATTGAGGGGTACGCCGACGTCCAGCACCAGCGCCGCGATGGTGTCCGGATCGGACAGTCCGGGGACGAACACCCCGTCGGCGCCCGCGGCCTGGTACGCGTCGAGCCTGCTCCGGGTCTCCCCCTCCCGACCGCCCAGCCAGTGGGTGTCGGTGCGCGCGTTGACGAACAGGTCCGGGACGGCCGCCTTCACCGCGGCGATCTTCGCGGCCTGACGGGCCACGGGCACGAGGCCGCCGTCGGCCAGGCCGTCCTCCAGGTTGATCCCGACCGCCCCGGCGTCGGCCAGCTCGCGGGCCACCTCGGCCACCTCGGCCGGGTCGTCACTGAACCCGCCCTCGGCGTCCACACTGAGCAGGAAGCCGGACCCGCCGAGCCGGCGCGCCAGGAGCAGGGTCTCGGCACGGGTCGCGGCGGTGCCGTCCGGCAGGCCGGCGGCGGCGGCCACCCCGAGGCTCGTGGTGCCGATCGCCGCGAAACCCTGCCCGGCCAGGGCGACGGCGGAGGCGTGGTCCCAGGCGTTCGGCAACAGGAGCGGGGTACCGGGTACGTGCAGGTCGGCGAAGCTGGTCATGACGGGTCCCTTCGGGTGGGCGGGGTCAGGTCGCCGACGGCTTCGGCGTAGTAGTCGGAGCCGGAGACGTGGAACGCGAGCTGGCGGAACGTCCAGCCCCGGCCCGGCGAGTGGTCGAGCTGCTCCGGCGTCAGGGCGCCGAGGCGGTTGGCCCAGATCCGGGCGAGCCGGGTGAGACGGCTGCGGGCCTCGTCCAGGTCGATCCGGGTGAACGGGGCGGTGTCGGCGGCGGTGGTCACCATGGAGGCGTGCCAGTGGTCGGGGATCGTCTCCTCGCCGGCCAGGCGGGCCTCGAGCTCGGCGAGGTGGTCAACGAGGTGGTCGGCGACCCGGCGGACCGCCTTGTGCGGGGTGTAGACCCGGTCGTCGACGGGGCGCGGGCGGCCGTCCCAGTGGACCCAGGTCGCGGCAAGATCCAGCACCCTGCCGACCATACCCGTCACGACCTCGGCCGGGTCCCGATCGTCGGTCCCGGGGGCATCCTCGGCTGGCTCGGGCTCCACTGTGACCGGCGTGCCCGCCAGGACGCCTGCGGCCAGGGCCAGGGCATGGGCCCGGCCAGGGCACACGCGGGGCTCCGCGCCGAAGGTCAGCGGCTCCGGGCCGGACCGGGACGGGTCGAAAAGGTCGGGGGCGGTGAACAGCTCCGGGTCACGGTTGGCCGCCGCGATATCCAGGGCCACCAGCTCACCGGCCGCGACCTCCACCCCGCCGATCCTGGTCGCGGCCACGGCGACCCGGCGCATGACCCGGACCGGCGGGTCGTGGCGCAGGGTCTCGCGGAGGAGACCGTCCACGGAGTCCTGACCGGTGCCATCGGCCCGGCGGGTGTGGGCGATGAGGCCGGCGGTGGCGTCGCAGGCCTGGATGAGGAGACCGATCCGGTTGGCGGCGACCTCCAGCGGGTCGGCGTCGGCGGCCTCGGACGCGGTGTTCGCCGTTCTCGGCACGAGCCAGGCCACGGCCGCGTCCGCCGCCGGGTCGTCGCCACCGAAGTACGTGGTCGCTGCCAGGGCCACGGCCTCGGCGACCGCGTCCGGGTCGGACAGGCCGAGAGCCTGCGCGAGGGCGCGCACGACCACGTGGCGTGGATCGAGCCGGGCGTCGGCGTTCGTCGTGGCCGCGCGGAGGGTTGTCGGGTCCAGGCGGGCGAGGTCGGCCTCGACGAGGGCGCGGCGGCGGGCGTGCGCCTCGCCGGTGCTGAACCGGGCGACCGTGGAGCGCAGCCACGCCATCGTGCCGGGCGGGCCGGGCTCGGCGGGCGTCGGGACGAGTGCCGGGTCGGCGAGGGCGGCGGTGACGTCGGCGTACCGGTGGAACGTGATCATGTCGACCACCGTAGGGCCGGGACGCTTCGGCGGTCGCCGAAGTGTGCCGGGGGCATGATGGGGGCATGTCGCTCGCCGAACTCGCCGGACTGCTCGCGGATCCCACCCGGGCCACGATCTGCCTCGCCCTGCTCGACGGCCGGGCGTGGACGGGCATCGAGCTGGCCCGGCTCGCGAAGGTCGCGCCGTCCACGGCCAGCGAGCACCTGACCCGCCTGATCGCCGGCGGCGTCCTGGCCGAGGAGCGCCAGGGCCGGCACCGGTACGTGCGGCTGGCCGGCCCGGAGATCGCCACCCTGCTGGAGGACCTGTCGTCGTTCTCCTCGACGCCGCGCCCGCCGAGGTCCCTGCGCGAGTCCAACCAGCACCGCGCGGAGGCCCGGGCCCGGACCTGCTACGACCACCTCGCCGGCCACCTGGGCGTGGCCGTCGCCGACGCGATGGTCCGCGACGGTCTCGTCACGGACGACACCGGGCTCACGGTCACCGCGTCGGGCGTGGCCTGGCTGGAGCGGCTGGGCATCGCCCTCGCCCCGGGGCGGGGCCGCCGCCCGGTGGTGAAGGCGTGCCTGGACTGGACGGAGCGGCGGACCCACCTGGCCGGCCAGGTCGGGGCGGCACTGTGCGGTACGGCGATGGACCGCCGTTGGGTGGAACGGATCGGCGCGGGGCGCGCGCTGCGGGTGACCCCGGCCGGCCGGGACGCGTTCCGCGAACACCTGGGCATCGACGCCCCGTAGCCGGCGGGTCAGCGGTAGCCGTTGCGGGTGTACGTGAGGCTGAACGTCCCCTCCCCGTTGAAGTACGCCGCCACGAGCTTCGCCGGGTCCGTGGCCAGGAGTCCGCGTGGCAGGTCGGAGCCGTCGTCGTGGTCGTCCCAGCCCCAGGGCGCGTTGGCGGCGTTGTCCTTGCCGTTGTCGCCCCGGAACGTGCCGAACGACGCGAACGTCTCCGCGTTGTTCCGCCGCGCCCACAGGCCGCCCGTGGCGAACACGTCGACCAGTTGGTAGCCGACCGACCGGTCGTTGCCGCTGGTCGGGATGCCGGCGGTGCCGGAGGGGTAGTACACGACGCCGTCGCCGCCCGGGAAGGCCGCGCCGTCCCACGCCTTGAGGCCGTGGCCCTTGGCCTCCTGCCGGGTGGTCGGCCGGGATTGGCCGCCGTAGGACTGCATGAGGACCGGGCCGTCGATGGACTCGCGCCCGTTGGTGTACGGGCTGCCGGCCGGCGTGAACGAGTAGAAGTCGCTGTGCGCGACGGTGACCATGCCCTCGAGCTTCCCGTACGTGCTGCCGTCCCGGCGGATGGCGAGCAGTAGCCCCTCCATGTCGTTCTCGTGCGACTCGCAGAACACGTTGTCGCACCAGTCGCGGGGGTGGTAGAAGGCGTACACGATGAACCAGTGGGTAGAGGTCTCGACCACCGAGTAGGAGACCGTGCCGAGCAGGGGTGACGTCGGCTCGTTCTCCCAGTTGTCCAGGCCGTTCCAGTTGCCGTCGTAGTTCACGGCGGACAGGTAGTCGGCGTCGTAGTCGGAGGAGTCGGTGTCCTGGTAGTGCACCGGGGCCCAGCGCTGGGCGAGGGCGAGGTCGGAGACCTGGGCGGCGGCCGGCGCGGGAGCGGCCAGCGTGGCGGCGAGCAGCAGCACGGGGAGTAGGCGTCGCATGACGCGCACGCTATCGACCGCTCGCAGTCAAGTACATCTATGTTTGGTGAAATCCGGGCGACGGTTGCGAGGATTCTCACTCCCCCGCACCCGCCGCCACCTGGGACGATGTTCCCGTGATCATCGAGGGCGTGTCGATTCCCGACTTCCCGGACGCCGAGCCCCCGCTCCCCGCCCGGCAGTGGCCGATGACCGTCCCGGCCGTGGCGCAGATCTTCCGCGAGGGCCTGACCTTCGACCGGCCGGTGACGTTCCTGGTCGGGGAGAACGGGTCGGGCAAGTCCACGGTCCTGGAGGGCATCGCCGAGGCGTACGGGCTGGACGGCCGCACCGGGCACGCCGGCCGCAGGTACGCCCAGGATGACGAGCCCGGCGTCCTGGGCGCCCGGATGAGGCTGATCCGCACGCGGCAGGGCAGCCGGATGCTCGGCCGGCGCGCGAAGGGCTTCTTCCTCCGGGCGGAGACCGCCTACGAGCAGTTCGTGAAGATGGGGTACGCCACCCCCGACGTCGTCAGCCACGGCGAGAGCGTGTTGCAGGTCCTCGACGGCCGGTTCACCGACGTGGGGCTGTACCTGCTCGACGAGCCGGAGGACGGGTTGTCGTTCAGTTCGTGCCTGCGACTGCTGGCCCAGTTCTCGCTGCTCGTCGAGGAGGGCGCCCAGGTGATCTGCGCGACGCACTCCCCGCTGGTGGCGGCGTACCCGGGGGCGGCCGTGCTGGAGGTCGGCAAGCACGGGATCCGGCCCCGGGCGTGGCGGGACCTGGAGCTGGTGGACCACTGGTCGCGGTTCATGGCCCGGCCGGACGCGTACCTGAGAGGTCTGCTCTAACTCCCAGCCCGTCCCCAGGCTGTTCACAGACACCGCCCCGACGATGGCCCCATGGGACGACGTGGATGGTGGCTGGGGCTGGCGCTGGCGGTGCTGGTCGCCGGGGCGGGACTGTCGGCGGTCCGGGGCCAGGCCTCGGCGTCGACGCCTGCCGCGAGGGACGTGCCGGCGGCATCGGGGACCACCAGCCCGACACCGGCCCCGACGGAGGCGCCGCCCGGGACCCCGCAGCCGGTCGCCCCGGCCCCTGCCCCGCCGGACCTGGTCACGCCCGCGCTCGACGCCGCGCTCGCCGGCTTCGAGGGCACCTTGTCCCTCGCCGTCGTCGACCACGTGCACGGCACGACCACGCTCTACCACGCCGACGACACCTTCCGGACGGCCAGCATCGTCAAGGTGGCCATCCTCGCCGAACTCCTCGACCGCGAGCCGGACCTGTCCGACGACGACCGCGCGCTCGCGTACCAGATGATCACGGTGAGCGACAACGACGCCGCCTCCGACCTGTGGGACGCCATCGACGGCGCGACCGGCCTGACCGACCTGGTCGACCGCCTGGGCCTGGCCCACACCGTGCCCGGCGAGGACGGCGCGTGGGGCGTGACCACCACGACGGCGGCCGACCAGGTCCGGCTGCTCGACGCGGTCACCGGGCCGGGGCTGTTGGCGACGCTGATGTCGGAGGTGAACCCCGACCAGCGCTGGGGGGTGACCGCCGCCGCCCGGTCCGGGGAGTCCGTGCTGGTCAAGGACGGCTGGATGAACTGGGACGACGTGGACGGCACCTGGTCGGTCAACAGCATCGGCCGGATCACCGGGCCCGGGGTGGACGTCACGATCGCCGTGCTGTCGACGGGCAGCACGGCGGAGGAGGACGGGATCGCGGCCGTGGAGAAGGCCGCGACGGCGGCCCGAGCGGCGGGCGGCTGGTGAGAACGCCCGGCTGACCCGGGGTCACATCCATCCGACCGCAATTCATGCAGGTGCATAAATTGTGGGTGCATGCGCGCCCGGCGGCCCGGCGCTCCGGCGGCACAGCCCGTTCACAGGTTTCGCACAGCGGGGCCACAGTGCCTGTGGGCACAATGCGACTATGACAGCACCCGACCCCCGGCGGCCGGACGGCGAACCGCCCCGGGTCCTGGTCGTCGACGACGAGCCGACCCTGGCCGACCTGCTCACCATGGCCCTGCGCTACGAGGGCTGGCAGGTCCGCTCCGCCCCCGACGGCTCGACGGCCGTCCGGCTGGCCCGGGAGTTCCGCCCCGACGCCGTGGTCCTCGACATCATGCTCCCGGACCTCGACGGCCTGGAGGTGCTCCGCCGCCTCCGCAACGACAAACCAGATATTCCAGTACTTTTCCTGACAGCTCGCGACGCCGTCGAGGACCGGGTCGCCGGCCTGACCGCCGGGGGCGACGACTACGTGACCAAGCCGTTCAGCCTGGAGGAGGTCGTCGCCCGGGTCCGGGCCCTGCTCCGCCGCGCGCTGCTGCACACCGCGCGCACCGAGGCCCTGCTGGTCGTCGGGGACCTGACCCTCGACGAGGAGTGCCGGGAGGTCCGCCGGGCCGGCGAGGAGATCACCCTGACCGCGACGGAGTTCGAGCTGCTGCGCTACCTGATGCGCAACCCGCGCCGGGTGCTGTCGAAGTCCCAGATCCTCGACCGGGTGTGGAACTACGACTTCGGCGGGCAGGCCAACGTGGTCGAGCTGTACATCTCCTACCTGCGGAAGAAGGTCGACGCCGGCCGGCCGACGATGATCCACACGATGCGCGGGGCCGGGTATGTCCTCAAGCCGGCCGACTAGAACGTGGTCGCTGCGGGCCCGGCTGCTCGCGGGCCTGGTGGCGCTGCTCGCCGTGGCCTGCCTCGTCGTCGGGGTCACCACCACGCTCGCGCTGCGGACGTTCCTCGTCGGCCAGCTCGACCAGCAGCTCGTCGCCGCCGGGCACCGCTCCGCCGCCGGGGCCGGCCGGCCGCCGCCCCAGGACCCGTCCCGGCCGACGCCGCCGCCCGGGCTGGAGTTCCTCCTCGGACCCGGCCAACCCGTCGGCACCGTCGGGGCGCGGGTGGTCGACGGCCGGGTCACGGTCGCCGGGGTCCTGGCAGCCGACGGCACGGTCACGGCGATCCCGGTGGACCGGCGCGCCCCGTTCGCCAACGTCGCGACCGACGACCGGCCGCACGACGGCCACCTGCCGGAACTCGGCGGCTACCGGCTGATCGCCGAACCGACCCGGGTCGGCGACACCGTGGTCACCGGGCTGCCGCTGTCCGGGGTGGACGCCACCGTGTGGCGGCTGGTCGCGGTGGAGAGCGCGGTCGCGGTCGCGGTGCTGGTCGCGGCCGCTCTGGCGGGTACCGGGGTCGTCCGGCTCGCCCTGCGCCCCCTGCGCCGGGTCGCCGCCACCGCCGGCCGGGTCGCGGAACTCCCCCTCGACCGGGGCGAGGTGGCGCTGTCCGAAC
Proteins encoded in this window:
- a CDS encoding ArsR/SmtB family transcription factor; amino-acid sequence: MSLAELAGLLADPTRATICLALLDGRAWTGIELARLAKVAPSTASEHLTRLIAGGVLAEERQGRHRYVRLAGPEIATLLEDLSSFSSTPRPPRSLRESNQHRAEARARTCYDHLAGHLGVAVADAMVRDGLVTDDTGLTVTASGVAWLERLGIALAPGRGRRPVVKACLDWTERRTHLAGQVGAALCGTAMDRRWVERIGAGRALRVTPAGRDAFREHLGIDAP
- a CDS encoding AAA family ATPase translates to MIIEGVSIPDFPDAEPPLPARQWPMTVPAVAQIFREGLTFDRPVTFLVGENGSGKSTVLEGIAEAYGLDGRTGHAGRRYAQDDEPGVLGARMRLIRTRQGSRMLGRRAKGFFLRAETAYEQFVKMGYATPDVVSHGESVLQVLDGRFTDVGLYLLDEPEDGLSFSSCLRLLAQFSLLVEEGAQVICATHSPLVAAYPGAAVLEVGKHGIRPRAWRDLELVDHWSRFMARPDAYLRGLL
- a CDS encoding isocitrate lyase/PEP mutase family protein, giving the protein MTSFADLHVPGTPLLLPNAWDHASAVALAGQGFAAIGTTSLGVAAAAGLPDGTAATRAETLLLARRLGGSGFLLSVDAEGGFSDDPAEVAEVARELADAGAVGINLEDGLADGGLVPVARQAAKIAAVKAAVPDLFVNARTDTHWLGGREGETRSRLDAYQAAGADGVFVPGLSDPDTIAALVLDVGVPLNVLYAPTGPTVAQLGDLGVARVSLGSLLFRVALSAALDTAAAIRSGGQVTASARSYAEVQHLSS
- a CDS encoding serine hydrolase; protein product: MGRRGWWLGLALAVLVAGAGLSAVRGQASASTPAARDVPAASGTTSPTPAPTEAPPGTPQPVAPAPAPPDLVTPALDAALAGFEGTLSLAVVDHVHGTTTLYHADDTFRTASIVKVAILAELLDREPDLSDDDRALAYQMITVSDNDAASDLWDAIDGATGLTDLVDRLGLAHTVPGEDGAWGVTTTTAADQVRLLDAVTGPGLLATLMSEVNPDQRWGVTAAARSGESVLVKDGWMNWDDVDGTWSVNSIGRITGPGVDVTIAVLSTGSTAEEDGIAAVEKAATAARAAGGW
- a CDS encoding response regulator transcription factor, yielding MTAPDPRRPDGEPPRVLVVDDEPTLADLLTMALRYEGWQVRSAPDGSTAVRLAREFRPDAVVLDIMLPDLDGLEVLRRLRNDKPDIPVLFLTARDAVEDRVAGLTAGGDDYVTKPFSLEEVVARVRALLRRALLHTARTEALLVVGDLTLDEECREVRRAGEEITLTATEFELLRYLMRNPRRVLSKSQILDRVWNYDFGGQANVVELYISYLRKKVDAGRPTMIHTMRGAGYVLKPAD
- a CDS encoding cytochrome P450, coding for MITFHRYADVTAALADPALVPTPAEPGPPGTMAWLRSTVARFSTGEAHARRRALVEADLARLDPTTLRAATTNADARLDPRHVVVRALAQALGLSDPDAVAEAVALAATTYFGGDDPAADAAVAWLVPRTANTASEAADADPLEVAANRIGLLIQACDATAGLIAHTRRADGTGQDSVDGLLRETLRHDPPVRVMRRVAVAATRIGGVEVAAGELVALDIAAANRDPELFTAPDLFDPSRSGPEPLTFGAEPRVCPGRAHALALAAGVLAGTPVTVEPEPAEDAPGTDDRDPAEVVTGMVGRVLDLAATWVHWDGRPRPVDDRVYTPHKAVRRVADHLVDHLAELEARLAGEETIPDHWHASMVTTAADTAPFTRIDLDEARSRLTRLARIWANRLGALTPEQLDHSPGRGWTFRQLAFHVSGSDYYAEAVGDLTPPTRRDPS